CGGTGGTTCACGGTCACGCGGCACAAGCGCGCCATGCCCGTCTCGCCGCTCGACACGTGGTGGCAGACGCAGCCCTGACCCTTCAGGCGGGCCAGTCTTCCAGCAGGGCACGCACGCCCTGCGCGTGATCCGCGAAGTACGTCCACGGCTCGCGCGTGAGCGTCTCCACGTCCACCCACGCCGCGCCCGGCCGCGCGTCCGGCCGGAACGGCAGGTCGTGCAGGGTCGCGTGCGTCACCCAGTCCACGCCCGGCACGCGCTGCGGGTTGTCCAGCGTCCGCGCCCGCACGGCGCTGCCCGCCAGCACGTCCGCCGTGAGGGCCGGGTCGTCCGTCACGGCCCCTGCCGCCCGCCCGGCCGTGTCCGCCTCCGGGATGGCGTGCAGGCCCAGGCCCGGCCGTTCGTCCCGGACGGCGAGCAGCACCTCGGGGCCGTGCCGCAGCACCACGCCCCGCGTCCGGCGCGGCCCGGCCCCCGCCAGGACGTGCAGGGCGCGGCGGTCCGCCAGCAGCTCCGTGAACTCGGGCGTGCCCGCGAACTCCCGCAGGCCCGCCAGCACCTGCGGCGGCACGTCCCGCGCCACGTCGTCCCAGCGGCCGCCATACATCGCCTCGCGCACGTCCGTCGCGTTCAGCCGCGACACGAACCGCGGCGGCGTGAACGTCCACTCCGGGAACAGCCGCAGGTAGAAGCTGCTCGCGTCCTTCTCGAAGCCCGCGAGTGTCGCGTGCGCCGTCCCCACCGCCGCCCGCACCCGCTCCACCCACGCCGCCAGGAAGTAGTACGCGTCCGGCACGGCCTCCACCCGCACCCGCCCGCGCGGCACGCCCGCCCCCTCAAGCATCCCCCGGATCAGCGCCTCCCGCTGCGCGTCGCTGAGCGGGTTGCGGACGGTCCGGGCGCTCCTCGCGCTGCCCAGCACCACCACGAGGTCACGGCCGCCCTCCAGCGCCTCCAGCATGAGCTGCAGGTGCGCCCGGTGGGGCGGCTCGAACCGGCCGATCAGCACCGCCACGCGCGGCAGGGAAGAGGAAGTCATGACGCCGAGTCTAGCGCCCAGCCTTGACAGGTCCCGGAGGCACGGCTATCATCCGTGACGCACCTGAGATTTCAGGGCAGTGGTTCGGGGCGTAGCGCAGCTTGGTAGCGCACGTCGTTCGGGACGACGGGGTCGGAGGTTCAAATCCTCTCGCCCCGACCACGCTGGGGCGGCTCTCATGGAGGGCCGCCCTTTTTCTGTCGCCTGCCGCGCCCGCCGGGCGACTGCTATCCTGCCTTCCGGAGCCTCCATGCGCGTATTCGCCATCGCCGACCTGCACCTCTCCTTCACGGCCCCCAAGCCGATGACCGTCTTCGGTCCGAACTGGGCAGGGCATCCGGACGCGATCTTCGAGCACTGGCAGGACACCGTCCACCCGGACGACCTCGTGCTGCTGCCCGGCGACCTCAGCTGGGCCATGCGCCTCCCCGAGGCGCTGCAGGACCTGTCGCGCGTGGCCGCCATGCCGGGACGCAAGGTGCTGCTGCGCGGCAACCACGACTACTGGTGGCCCGCCATCGGCAAACTCCGCGCGGCCCTGCCTGCCGGGATGCTCGCCGTGCAGAACGACGCGCTGCGCGTCGGGAACGTCGTCGTGTCCGGCACGCGCGGCTGGGTCACGCCCGGCCCGGACAGCTTCACGGACGAGGACCGCCGCATCTACGAACGCGAACAGGAACGCCTGCGCCTGTCGCTGGAGCACGCCCGGCGCCTCGGGGCGGGCACGCCCGGCGTGCACCACGTGCTGATGCTGCATTACCCGCCGACCGGCCCGCACTTCACGCCGACCGCGTTCACGGACCTGATCGCCCGCCACCGCCCGGACCGCGTGGTGTACGGTCACCTGCACGGCGTGCCCGTCTCGCGCAGCCTGCAGCACTGGGGCGACATTCCCACCGACCTCGTCGCCGCCGACGGCCTCGGCTTCCGCCCGAAACTCATCCTCGACCTGAGCGGCGAAGCCACCCCCGACTGAACGCCCCGCCACAGAGAAAGGCACGAGAACGGCCCGCCGTTCCTCCGGGCGGGCCGACCTGCAGGTTCACCTTCCTGCCCGCGGTTCAGGGCTCGATGGCGTCCACGGCCCTCGGGTAACTCCCGATGATCTTCGCGAAGCTCGCCTTGCGCAGCACGCCCGCCAGCGCCAGCGCCACCTTCGGATCGCGCGCGTCCCCCTCGATGTCGATGTAGATCAGGTAACTCCACGCGCGGTCCTTGCGCGGCCGAGACTCGATCTTCGACAGGTTCAGGCCCCGCAGTTCCGCCAGCGTCTCCAGCAGGAAGCCCGGCGTGTGCCGCACCGCGAACACCACGCTCGTCTTGTGCGGCTCGTCGCTCGGGACGGGCTCCTGCCGCGACAGCACCATGAAACGCGTGAAGTTGAACGGCTCGTCCTCGATGCCGCGCGACAGCACCTCCAGCCCGTACAGGTCCGCCGCGCGCGTCGACGCGATCACGCCCTCGTCCAGACTGCCGCGCGCCGCGAGGTCCTTCGCGCTGCCCGCCGTGTCGTGCGCCGTCACGGGCGTCAGGGCATGCTCCCGGATGAAGCCCGTGCACTG
This genomic window from Deinococcus aquiradiocola contains:
- a CDS encoding prephenate dehydratase, with translation MTDASPAPVTVAYQGNPGAYGEIAALNAHPAAVTRGYPTFHEVLDAVTRGECDLGVIPVENSLMGAILQAVDLLLETELHVVREVTVRVSHAMMAMPGVRLQDVKRVYSQQPALDQCTGFIREHALTPVTAHDTAGSAKDLAARGSLDEGVIASTRAADLYGLEVLSRGIEDEPFNFTRFMVLSRQEPVPSDEPHKTSVVFAVRHTPGFLLETLAELRGLNLSKIESRPRKDRAWSYLIYIDIEGDARDPKVALALAGVLRKASFAKIIGSYPRAVDAIEP
- a CDS encoding metallophosphoesterase, whose amino-acid sequence is MRVFAIADLHLSFTAPKPMTVFGPNWAGHPDAIFEHWQDTVHPDDLVLLPGDLSWAMRLPEALQDLSRVAAMPGRKVLLRGNHDYWWPAIGKLRAALPAGMLAVQNDALRVGNVVVSGTRGWVTPGPDSFTDEDRRIYEREQERLRLSLEHARRLGAGTPGVHHVLMLHYPPTGPHFTPTAFTDLIARHRPDRVVYGHLHGVPVSRSLQHWGDIPTDLVAADGLGFRPKLILDLSGEATPD
- a CDS encoding ADP-ribose pyrophosphatase; translation: MTSSSLPRVAVLIGRFEPPHRAHLQLMLEALEGGRDLVVVLGSARSARTVRNPLSDAQREALIRGMLEGAGVPRGRVRVEAVPDAYYFLAAWVERVRAAVGTAHATLAGFEKDASSFYLRLFPEWTFTPPRFVSRLNATDVREAMYGGRWDDVARDVPPQVLAGLREFAGTPEFTELLADRRALHVLAGAGPRRTRGVVLRHGPEVLLAVRDERPGLGLHAIPEADTAGRAAGAVTDDPALTADVLAGSAVRARTLDNPQRVPGVDWVTHATLHDLPFRPDARPGAAWVDVETLTREPWTYFADHAQGVRALLEDWPA